DNA sequence from the Catharus ustulatus isolate bCatUst1 chromosome 7, bCatUst1.pri.v2, whole genome shotgun sequence genome:
AGGAAGGTGCTTTGCTGGCTTTAGGGAGCGCCCTGTCACTCATCTGGCCCCTGTGGTGCTGTGGGGTAGTGCTGATGGTGATCCTTGGCAGGTAGGATCAGAGAGTGCACAGGGCGCAGAGTCCTTGCTAACGGAGCTGGTGCTGCGCCGCATCTCAGCATCGCCACAGAACTTGACAGCATTCGAGGAAGCAGTGGCCAAGTCCTACATGATCAGTGCTGATATGGCCCACGCTGTGCACCCCAATTACGTGTGAGTAGTCTGAGCCGTGCCACAGGCAAGGGCGGTCTGCCCTTCCACTTGTGGGATGTATCCCCATCACTCCCCAGGTAGTACAGCCAGAACAGTCCTTgttgcagcagggagggaaggctATAGTGTGGaactcttccttctcttttgcagGGACAAGCATGAGGAGAATCATCGTCCAGCCTTCCACAAGGTGAGGGCAGCCATCTGATCTAGGATGGTTGCAAAGCTGTGGATTGCCCAGCTGCTCACATGGGACAACTCGGGAGCATTCAAATGGGAACCATTTATCCCACAATGGGATTTGACTATGCCACATGTCTGATGTTAATCACTTGGGATCCTAGTCTTGTCTGTacagctcctccctgctctgaactggggctgtccccatggaAACACTATCTCCATCCCCATGGGCTCACCCAGGAAAGGGAGAATGGTCTGATATGTTGGGGTGGTACGGCATTGCCTGGGCATGGGTGTTTCTGGGGCCACTGACTATTCCTGGGTCCCATCATGGGCCTGCAGTGCCTTCCTCTGTGCAGGGCCCTGTCATCAAAGTGAACAGCAACCAGCGCTACGCCTCCACAGCTGTCACTGAAGCCGTAATCCGGGACATTGCCGCCCGCGTGGGTGTCCCtctgcaggtgagcagggcagggctagGCTTCAACTCGAACATCAGGAGTttgggctgcagccctgcccctggCTTCATCAGAGAGGGCCTGTGCCAAAGCTCCAGCCCTGTTACCATGTCTGACCCCACTGGGgtctctgtgctgcctgttgCTCTGGGGCTTCAGCTCCAGGACTGCCTCAGGGGGCATGCTGGTGAATAGGATGGGAGCCTGGCCTGAATGTGTCCTGTCTCTGGAGCTGGTGTGGGTTGGTGCTACTTCCCTGTCCCAGGTAGCTTCCCTTCAGGGCTGAGGGCCCATGTGGGGGCCGTGGGGCATCACGTGGAGCTGCTGAGGTCTTGCCCCCATGCAGGAGTTCATGGTGCGCAATGACACACCCTGTGGCACCACCATCGGCCCCATTCTGGCCTCCCGCCTGGGGCTGCGTGTGCTGGACATCGGCTGCCCTCAGCTGGCCATGCATTCCATCCGAGAGATGTGCTGCACCTCAGGGGTGCTTCAGAGCATCACCCTCTTCAAGGtgagccctgtgtcccccatcCTGTGCTAAAGcatgctccctgctgctctacATCTCCCACATCCCAATGTCCCTATCCAATCCCTGCTTTGGAGCCGAGCCCAGCCGTCCCACAACTCCCCAGCCCTCTAGAGCAGCTCAGGTACTGGCTGCTTCCGGAGGTGCCCCCTCTCATCCCAGCCTTCCCCGGTGATTGCCATCCCTAAGTAGTTCCTATGGCAACCGGTGCTAGCCTTGAGTCAGCGATGGGTTACTATGGCGACGTGGTCCTGCTCTCTGCGAGTAGCTGCCTACTATGACGCTgtgacagggagctgctgcctgcccccaCCACCTGTCCCCCCACCCGGCACCAGCTTTGCTCAGTTCACCCCGACAGCCTCTTTTCTTCCAGGGTTTCTTCGAGCTCCTGCCGACggtcagcagcagcctggtggTCGACTGAACATGGCAGTGAAGGAGTAGCAGTGGATTTAGTCCTGGGGCCATTAAAGCATTTCTGGCTCACCCACGAGTGGTCCATGACTGTGGCTTGGGCTGACGTACGTGGCTCCCCCTGGGGACTCCCATGGCTCCCACCCACCTGTGCTCTTCCCTGGAATCCTGAGCGAGACCTATTCACTCATCGACAATTCCTTGTCgaggggtgctgggggtcccAGCTAAGGGGCAGAACAAGGCTCGgctcctgcccagggagagCTGGTGGGAGGATATCCCGTGTCGTGCAGTGCTGGGGCCGCCCCTTTCCCCAGGAATGAGCCTGCCGTGTGCGCGGGCACCAGACCTGAAGCTGCTCGCTGGGGCCGGGACAGAGGGTCCCTGCacgggccgggggctgccctCTCCCGGCGGCCGGTGCccgggcggtgccgcggggcgGGGTACGAGGGTGCGGCTCCGCGCTCGCCGCTCATTGGGCGGCTCTCAGGGGCGTGTCCCACGGGGGAGCCAGTGCGGCcgcagggctgggaagggccgGGCGCTGATTGGCGGGGGCACCGCTGGCGCTGTGGCACACCCCCGGGGGGCGTGGCTCGCCCCCGGGGACGCTGCGATTGGCGCGGCGCTCGGCCGCCTCTCCCCGGAGCGAGGCGTGATTGGCCCCGCTGGACAGCGGGGGGCGGGAGCGCGGCGCTGGGGGCAGCCGCGCGGGTCTGTGATTGGCCGCGGCGCGGGGGGGCGCGGCTCCGCGGCAGCGCTCAGCGCGCCATtggcggggcggcggcggcgggcggggcgcgcggcgcggcggggcgcgggttggcggcggcggcgggggcgcggcCGGCGGGTGCGCCATGGTGCGGCCGTGAGCGGAGCATGGGGCGGCGGCTCCTCCGGGcgctcctctgcctcctcctcctggccGGCCGCGGGCAGCTGCGTGAcggcaccgccgccgccgccaccgccgcacACGGTGAGACCGCGACCCCGGGCAGGGCGGCTTTGCCCCGGGCTGCGCGAGGGCCGGAAGGAGATTCCCGGGGAGTGGCGGGGCACGGGACTCCGCGGCCGGTGCGGTTGCCGTCGCTGTAGGGTGCTGTCACGGCAGCAGCGGCGAGTCCGGCTCCTGGGACAGGGCGGCCCGAGACCGGCACCGCGATGCGCCATTGGCACCGAGGGCGCCCCTCTCCCGGGGCTGCCGGGCCGGTGGGTGTGCTAATGCCCGGGGCACCCCGCCGGCTGTAGAGTTGCTGCTCCGCTGGGCCCGAGAGCTACGGGTTCAGAACGGTGCTTGCTCATGCCCGGGGCAAAGCCGGTGCCTGAGGTTGCCGCAGGGATGGGGAACCCGGGCCTGAGCGTGGCTTCCTTCGAGACCCTACCGTGCCGCCCTTTAGCTGCCCTCCGCCTGTAAGTGCGGCCCTCTCGGGCTGGTCCACCCGCTCTTCTCCAGGTCGGTCCGTGTGGTCCGTGCTTGGGGCTCTCGGGGATCCGAGTGTCGTTGTCGatagcagggctgcagcctcccggcatggcacggcacggcacggccccGGCTCCGCTGACTCACTACCGGGAGCCCGAGGCTGCTTCGCCCCTCGTCATCCAGCGGCCCGGGAGTGCCGGGATGGATCCGGCTGCACCGCGGgggccccgctgcccccgcgAGCAAGCAAGGAACGGTTCCGGGACGGCCGCGGCCGAGCACCGTCGTGGCCGGGAGAGCCTCCCTGAGCTGGGGCCACCGCCCCTCCCGGCGGAGCGGGGCGTCTCGGCGGGAGAGCGCTGCGCCGCTTCAGCACCGCGGACAGCGCCGGCCTTGCCGCCCCGGCCCGGTCCCGCTGCCGCCGTCCCTGGGGTCTCCCCTGGCGCTGGGGTCCTGTGCTCCGCACCCGCGTGGCCTCCGCCCCGGGCGACGCTGGCCTGAGGGTGCCGGCGTCTCGAGGACCCTCATCCCCACTAGCCCCCTTCCCCCGCGGCGGGCTTGACGggcccctccctcccctccccccggTTGTTTTCTCGTTCCTTCCTTGCCATCCGGGGCTGAGTCATCGCCTGCTGCCGTCTCGCTGCTGACGGTCTTGGACCGAAACGGGGGGGGAGAGAAAGGGGGAAGCCGCCCCCTGCCCAAGTGCTGCCCGCCGAAGGGGTTGGAGCGGTACACACCCCATACCCCCAACACCACTACATCCATGCTTTGGGGTCTGCCTCGCAGGGAGAGTGGATTCCAGTGTCAATGGGTTGCACCTCTTCCTCGTAGTACCACATGTAGGAGGGCAGCAGATGTGGTTTTGCACGTCTCTGCTGCTTCAGTCTTACCTTCCTTActgccagcaccccaaaaaactctAGGCCTTTGCCACTCTCCAGAGCCAAGGGCATACTTTCTATACAGCCCCCATCTTGTCTCCGAGGGGCAGCGAGCCTCTGCCATGGGCTACaaagctgtgtcccctcccaccATCACCACATTgcattcctgtgctgcttttctggaGTGTAGGGGTCCCCCAAGCAGCTGGTGATGGGTAAATTCCATTGGAGTCCCCCTTGGATGCTGTGCTGACtggtctgtctgtctgtctgtctgtcccaggCTGCCTGTTTGACCGAAGGCTGTGCTCCCCGCAGgaggtgtgtgtgcagggtAAGTGGCTAGCGGGGGTGCACGGatcccctctcccttcccaagTGTGTGTGAAGGGTACAGGGATGCCTTGCAGGGGAACCTCGGGTGCAGTGCAGGGGGGCATGGCAGGAGAAaggtggggctgtgcctggaggtCCTCACATCAGTCTGTTTGTTCATCCGGTCCCGCTGTCTCCCTTCTCTTGCAGATGGGCTGtttgggcagtgccaggtggGCTCAGTGCAGGACAGACCCTACTTCCAGGTCACATCTCCCGTGCTCCAGCGTCTGCAGGATGTCTTGCGGCATCTCATGGCACAAGGTGAACGGGGAAACATGGGGGAAGTcgctgtgaccctgcagggaaGGGGTGTCGGGTAGAATTGCCTAGTGGCTCTAGAACTGTGTGCAGTCTTGCCAACCCAGGGGCCAGGGTGGGCTGAGGAGGAGTGGGGTCAAACCCAGGCCATGGGACACAGGTCAGAATACCAGGATGGCATCCCATGCACTCACACCATGGTTCCCAGGCTGCCTCCATGTCTCACAGCCTCCTCCCATGACAGGGCTCTCGTGGCAGGATGGCATCACCCAGTATGTGATCTCTCAGGAGATGGAGCGCATCCCCCGCCTCCGCCTGCCACCCTCCCTGGAGCCGGTGGCCAGGGACAGGTAGGACAGTGCCAGGAGAGCTCAGTGGAGCGGCAAGGACTTTGTCTCCCAAACGGGATTTAGGGGAGGGACTTCCCCCTTTACCCAGGTGAGTTACGCCAGCGCTGTTTGCCTTCGAGGTTCCTGCCTCTCCGCAGCGAGTCCCGGCGAGCCCCACTAGCCCCAGACCCTGGTCTGCCAGCACCTCAGCATTTGGAGCAGCCCCCACCACTGTTGCTCTCCCCTCTGGTGCAGCGGTACCTGGAGCAcatcctgctgccctccccaccccagctgGGGTATGAGGAGGCTCTGCTCAATCCCTACTCCTACCACAAGGTAAGTTGCGGGATGAGCCCTTTCTCCTGAGCAGTAGAGATTGgtggggagctgctgcactcccagcaccctcctgctggtgctggaaTACTCCCTACCTCCACTATGGGGtgacagggagctgtggggtttgACGTGTGTTTTGGTTGCAGTTCGGCTATCAGGATGGTACTCACCAGCATCCCAGCGGCtcagccaggcagagctctgagaCCTCCTCGCTGCTGGGCCgggtccctgcccagacccttTTTGGGGCAGGCCCTGTGCCCTCCTATGGCGGGCAGCCAGGAGTGGATGGGGGGCATCTTTTCCAGGACTTGGGCATGCTTTCCCTGCCCAGAGAGAAAGCTGGCCGCCTGgaccctgccagcaccaggctTCACCACAGCTTGCGGCTCCCCAGTGACTACAGAAACatggaggagagggagcagcaaGCACCCTTGGCTGCCCAGCCACCCTCGGCACAGACGGGTACCTTGTTCTCCAGCCAGGCACCAACCCTTGTCCCTATCCTGTACCCACAGCCACGAGTTCCTCATGGCTCACACTTTCCCTCCTTTTTGGGTTTATGCCCATGGGCAAAACATACCCTCAACCCCACCTGCTCCATCTGCTTCATCCCTGGCCCCTGGTCTCCATGCAGATGCAGAGCATCCAACCTGATGCTACATCCTTTTGCAGATGCTGCCCTGAAGAGACTGGCTTCTCTCCTGGCCAGCTATGGCCTGGGGCTGCCAGAACTGAGTCCCCAGCAGATAAGCAGCCTATCCaccctcctccagctgctccagagctctggtgagctgggtgcagggatgggacaggcaggaactgccagcagcaggtgctgtCGTGCCCTGTTTCAGGGTAGGGAGTGTTGCCTTTTGGGGTGGGTACTGTAGGAcctctgtctctctcctttCCAGGTGTTGCTGGCCCTGAAGTGCCCACAGCAAAACGGGTGGGTTTGCAGAAGGGTGATGCTGGAGGAGGTGCCATGCCACAGGTGGGATGAGGGGGAGGAGACATTTCCCCAAGGCTCTCCTCAGAGATTCCAGCTTCTCCCTATTTCTTCCTTCAGGTGATGGAGGGGGACATGCAGCATGGAGAGGAGCCAGTGCCCCCTTCCTCCACAGTGccacctcccaaaatcccagccagcagctccccaggggaTGGAACGAAGGGCAGGGCAGCATCCTCACCAGCTCCCCGgactgaggcacagcagggacacagtggGAATGCACTCGGCCCCGGCAAGCACATTGTGGTGGAGAAGAAGAGCTACACAGAGATGAAGGACggtggggcacagcagggcatgCGGCCACCAGACGAGTATGGCTACATCATCACAGaccagaagtgagagctgggGGTCAGGCAAGGGGTTCTGCATGTGTGAAGGGTCTGTATCTCCCCACCAACAGCTGTCACAGCTTCACATGCTTGACTGAACCTGTTGGGCCTTTGATAGGGTCAGGTTTCTATAAGGTCAACTCCCCCTGATCCATTCTCTACCCACAGCTCTTGTTCCATCCCAAAGCCTTTCTTTGCCAGCCCACGCCAAGGCCAGAGCTCACTGTTGCAGGATGGAAGGCTGGGAGTGAGTGTGCACAAGTGTCTCTGTGCACACTCCTGTGCAAGGAGGGGGTCAGCTCACCCCCACCAGCACACATTGCCACACTCTTacctcctgcccaccctgacACCTGCTCTTGCTGTGTGCTTGGGACTCCCTGAGcctgcctgtccctgttccctgacTGTGGAGAGCATGGGGCTGTTCCCTCGCCCTTGCCACCCGCTCCTCACCCTGACACTGTCCCCACAGgcccctggggctggctgctggcgtgcagctgctggagctcctaGCCAAGCACCTCCACCTCTCCACCGCCAGCTTCATCAACATCAGGTGAGGGGACTGGTGCCATGgggtgctgcagcctcagccctggCCGTGGGAGGGACTGGGCTGTGGTGAGGGTGGGTAGGGATTCTGCATTTCCATATCTCACACTGTGTCCCCCCTCTCCCCGGCAGCGTTGTGGGTCCTGCACTTACCTTCCGCATCCGGCAGAACCCCCAGAACTTTTCACTGGCAGATGTGGCCAGCCAGACTGGTGAGTTGAGCGGTGTCCCGCTGATCTTGttcctctcttcccctcccaGTTGTGGGGTGCCTCTTCCCAGGGACCAGGAAGAGAGGGCTCCTGCCATACGTCCCTCTGCTGAACTGGGGAGCTGGTGGGCAGCTGTCAGAGCTATCCCTTGGCTCTGTTTCTGGGGGGCTTTTGTGTGGAGGGGAAGCATGCCTCTGACCATCTCCTCCCTGTCCACAGAGCAAGTGAAGGGAGAGCTGGAGCACGAGCTGGGCCTGAAGATTGTGCAAACAGGAGTGGGAGAGGTAGGAGTGAACGAGGATTCTGTCCCTAGGGGCTGGGGTGGCCAGGGATAAGGGAGTGGGGATGCTGACACTGGGTACAAGCCAGGAGCCCCCTGTCCTGGTGTACAAGGGTCTTTGTGAGTGAGCTGTCCCTCCAGGTCTGTAGGGCAGCTTAAGAGTAGAGGAGACTGGGCAGTGTTTGGGATGCTGTGTTGGATGCTGTGTTGTTGTCCAGCCCTGTGTTGGAGGACCCCTGTTGCAGACTGCTCCAGTCCTGTCTGTCCATCATccccctctgctgcctggcagcatGATCCTGCCCAGGGTTCTTGgctcttttcaaaacaaaagctCTGCAGTGTTTGAAGGTGGTTTGAGAGGGACTCCCAGAGGCTTTTCTTCCCCCCAAGACTGAGGGGCTGTGGGCTGTATCCCTCAAGGCTTATCTTCACCCTTGCCTCCCGCCAGTCTGCACACCCATCTCAGCTGTGGCCTGGGTACCTGAGCGCTGAGATGTTCCCAGAGCACCCCACAAACCATAGCTAGGCAGGCAAAATGCCATCATATCCCTAGAGAATGGCAAAGCAACTGGAGGCAGAAATGGAACAGGAACCATCTGTTTGGAAAGGGGTtacccctccctgtgctcctctgggGAGCAACAGGAACAATCTCCTGGGGCGGGGAGCAGGGGTTGGAGATACGGACCAAGCCTGGCTCCCGTGTTTGCAGcctgaggaggaaaaatggtGTAGCATATCCCCAGGCCAGTGTCCCCATTTCTCACTTCTTGTCATGtgagcagggaggaaggaaggaagagagaacTTTGCAGGAGGCCATGAAGAGGGGGTGGCCTGGCCACTGAGGCAACCTGTCTCTATCAGCAATATTCAGAGTGTGTCTATGGCAATGCCTTTTGATGAGGCAGGTGGCAAGAACTGGGAGAGATATCAGAGATGGAGTTCAGAGGAAGCTGATGCAACTTTGCAAGCccccttctgcactgaccttccTAGTTCTAACCAGCTTGTGCTTTTCCTTCATTCCCTCCTGTCTGAACTTGATGGGACTGGTGCAGGATTTGAGAAAGAGGGATGTAGGAAGGCAGGGAGACTGCGGGACCTGGGCAGGCCTTGGGAGAGAAATCCCTTCTGCCCCCCTAGTTCTGCTGACAcctccagaggctgcagggctgctcctgcttggGTGTCCTGGTGATCTGTGAGGTGCTGGGCCCAGTGggtgccctggctgcaggactGGCTGGACCCTGATGGCAGTCGGGTGCTGGGgggcaggtgacagcagggactcCTAggctggggacatccccaggcAATTATGATGATGTAGTTGATGATGGTGCAGTGTTCCCTCGGTAACCTCATCAGGCTTATAGCCAATGGGAGGCTGTGGCAATGAGGTAATGCAGGGCTCTGATAGCTCATTGGGCACAGGATGTTTGAATTGGTGATGCCccagcatctctgtgctgccctAGCTGAACCTAGGCAGTCGTGGCATTGACAGAAAGGCCTTATCCAGCAAGGCCTGAGCAACATCCTGTTGCAGCATGGGACTGGAATGGAGGTGCAGGGTGCAAggtggcaggggctgctctgtgtcctaAC
Encoded proteins:
- the PTPRN gene encoding receptor-type tyrosine-protein phosphatase-like N isoform X1, with protein sequence MGRRLLRALLCLLLLAGRGQLRDGTAAAATAAHGCLFDRRLCSPQEVCVQDGLFGQCQVGSVQDRPYFQVTSPVLQRLQDVLRHLMAQGLSWQDGITQYVISQEMERIPRLRLPPSLEPVARDRFLPLRSESRRAPLAPDPGLPAPQHLEQPPPLLLSPLVQRYLEHILLPSPPQLGYEEALLNPYSYHKFGYQDGTHQHPSGSARQSSETSSLLGRVPAQTLFGAGPVPSYGGQPGVDGGHLFQDLGMLSLPREKAGRLDPASTRLHHSLRLPSDYRNMEEREQQAPLAAQPPSAQTDAALKRLASLLASYGLGLPELSPQQISSLSTLLQLLQSSGVAGPEVPTAKRVGLQKGDAGGGAMPQVMEGDMQHGEEPVPPSSTVPPPKIPASSSPGDGTKGRAASSPAPRTEAQQGHSGNALGPGKHIVVEKKSYTEMKDGGAQQGMRPPDEYGYIITDQKPLGLAAGVQLLELLAKHLHLSTASFINISVVGPALTFRIRQNPQNFSLADVASQTEQVKGELEHELGLKIVQTGVGERNEAAAYSRPSRFGYGFHSVLLTFITLACMAVIAIAVSAAFCLRRHAKQREKERLAALGPEGAADTTFEYQELCRQHMAAKSLFGRTEAPAAPAETSRVSSVSSQFSDAPQPSPSSHSSTPSWCEEPVQSNMDISTGHMILAYMEDHLRNRDRLAKEWQALCAYQAEPSVCSIAQSEANLKKNRNPDYVPYDHVRIKLKAESNPSRSDFINASPIIEHDPRMPAYIATQGPLSHTIADFWQMVWEHGCTVIVMLSPLAEDSVKQCDRYWPDEGSSLYHIYEVNLVSEHIWCEDFLVRSFYLKNVQSQETRTLTQFHFLSWPAEGIPTTTRPLLDFRRKVNKCYRGRSCPIIVHCSDGAGRTGTYILVDMVLNRMAKGVKEIDIAATLEHIRDQRPGMVQTKDQFEFALTAVAEEVNAILKALPQ
- the PTPRN gene encoding receptor-type tyrosine-protein phosphatase-like N isoform X3 — encoded protein: MGRRLLRALLCLLLLAGRGQLRDGTAAAATAAHGCLFDRRLCSPQEVCVQDGLFGQCQVGSVQDRPYFQVTSPVLQRLQDVLRHLMAQGLSWQDGITQYVISQEMERIPRLRLPPSLEPVARDRFLPLRSESRRAPLAPDPGLPAPQHLEQPPPLLLSPLVQRYLEHILLPSPPQLGYEEALLNPYSYHKDLGMLSLPREKAGRLDPASTRLHHSLRLPSDYRNMEEREQQAPLAAQPPSAQTDAALKRLASLLASYGLGLPELSPQQISSLSTLLQLLQSSGVAGPEVPTAKRVGLQKGDAGGGAMPQVMEGDMQHGEEPVPPSSTVPPPKIPASSSPGDGTKGRAASSPAPRTEAQQGHSGNALGPGKHIVVEKKSYTEMKDGGAQQGMRPPDEYGYIITDQKPLGLAAGVQLLELLAKHLHLSTASFINISVVGPALTFRIRQNPQNFSLADVASQTEQVKGELEHELGLKIVQTGVGERNEAAAYSRPSRFGYGFHSVLLTFITLACMAVIAIAVSAAFCLRRHAKQREKERLAALGPEGAADTTFEYQELCRQHMAAKSLFGRTEAPAAPAETSRVSSVSSQFSDAPQPSPSSHSSTPSWCEEPVQSNMDISTGHMILAYMEDHLRNRDRLAKEWQALCAYQAEPSVCSIAQSEANLKKNRNPDYVPYDHVRIKLKAESNPSRSDFINASPIIEHDPRMPAYIATQGPLSHTIADFWQMVWEHGCTVIVMLSPLAEDSVKQCDRYWPDEGSSLYHIYEVNLVSEHIWCEDFLVRSFYLKNVQSQETRTLTQFHFLSWPAEGIPTTTRPLLDFRRKVNKCYRGRSCPIIVHCSDGAGRTGTYILVDMVLNRMAKGVKEIDIAATLEHIRDQRPGMVQTKDQFEFALTAVAEEVNAILKALPQ
- the PTPRN gene encoding receptor-type tyrosine-protein phosphatase-like N isoform X2 translates to MLWGLPRRESGFQCQWVAPLPRSTTCCLFDRRLCSPQEVCVQDGLFGQCQVGSVQDRPYFQVTSPVLQRLQDVLRHLMAQGLSWQDGITQYVISQEMERIPRLRLPPSLEPVARDRFLPLRSESRRAPLAPDPGLPAPQHLEQPPPLLLSPLVQRYLEHILLPSPPQLGYEEALLNPYSYHKFGYQDGTHQHPSGSARQSSETSSLLGRVPAQTLFGAGPVPSYGGQPGVDGGHLFQDLGMLSLPREKAGRLDPASTRLHHSLRLPSDYRNMEEREQQAPLAAQPPSAQTDAALKRLASLLASYGLGLPELSPQQISSLSTLLQLLQSSGVAGPEVPTAKRVGLQKGDAGGGAMPQVMEGDMQHGEEPVPPSSTVPPPKIPASSSPGDGTKGRAASSPAPRTEAQQGHSGNALGPGKHIVVEKKSYTEMKDGGAQQGMRPPDEYGYIITDQKPLGLAAGVQLLELLAKHLHLSTASFINISVVGPALTFRIRQNPQNFSLADVASQTEQVKGELEHELGLKIVQTGVGERNEAAAYSRPSRFGYGFHSVLLTFITLACMAVIAIAVSAAFCLRRHAKQREKERLAALGPEGAADTTFEYQELCRQHMAAKSLFGRTEAPAAPAETSRVSSVSSQFSDAPQPSPSSHSSTPSWCEEPVQSNMDISTGHMILAYMEDHLRNRDRLAKEWQALCAYQAEPSVCSIAQSEANLKKNRNPDYVPYDHVRIKLKAESNPSRSDFINASPIIEHDPRMPAYIATQGPLSHTIADFWQMVWEHGCTVIVMLSPLAEDSVKQCDRYWPDEGSSLYHIYEVNLVSEHIWCEDFLVRSFYLKNVQSQETRTLTQFHFLSWPAEGIPTTTRPLLDFRRKVNKCYRGRSCPIIVHCSDGAGRTGTYILVDMVLNRMAKGVKEIDIAATLEHIRDQRPGMVQTKDQFEFALTAVAEEVNAILKALPQ